The Danio aesculapii chromosome 8, fDanAes4.1, whole genome shotgun sequence genome window below encodes:
- the lhx2b gene encoding LIM/homeobox protein Lhx2b isoform X1: MNCTGLEVRLTEILGCRSDGNTCYSVSSAATMLFHGLPGGEMHGVMEEMERRGKSDSATISSAIDMGETETNMPSISGDRVALCAGCGGKISDRYYLLAVDKQWHMRCLKCCECKLNLESELTCFSKDGSIYCKEDYYRRFSVQRCARCHLGISASEMVMRARDLVYHLNCFTCTTCNKMLTTGDHFGMKDSLVYCRLHFETLIQGDFPTHFNHTDVAPNKGLSSTGPLGLSYYNGVNTVQKGRPRKRKSPGPGADLAAYNAALSCNENDGDPMDRDSQYSSSQKTKRMRTSFKHHQLRTMKSYFAINHNPDAKDLKQLAQKTGLTKRVLQVWFQNARAKFRRNLLRQENTGVDKASDGSNLAGGTPSGPASEISNASMSPSSTPTTLTDLTNPTMPTVTSVLTSVPGSLDVHECRSPSQSTLTSLF; encoded by the exons ATGAACTGCACAGGGCTAGAAGTGCGTCTCACGGAAATCTTGGGTTGCAGATCTGACGGAAACACGTGCTATTCGGTCTCATCTGCGGCAACGATGCTTTTCCACGGTCTGCCTGGAGGCGAGATGCATGGTGTTATGGAAGAAATGGAGCGGAGAGGAAAGAGCGATTCGGCGACTATCAGCTCGGCCATAGATATGGGGGAAACAGAGACG AACATGCCTTCAATCAGCGGGGATCGGGTGGCTCTGTGCGCCGGCTGCGGAGGCAAAATCTCGGATCGCTACTACCTGCTCGCCGTGGACAAGCAATGGCACATGCGCTGTCTGAAGTGCTGCGAGTGTAAACTGAACCTGGAGTCTGAGCTCACCTGCTTCAGCAAAGACGGAAGCATCTACTGCAAAGAAGACTATTACAG AAGGTTTTCGGTGCAGAGATGTGCCCGGTGCCACCTCGGGATCTCGGCCTCGGAAATGGTCATGAGGGCCAGGGATTTGGTGTACCACTTGAACTGTTTCACCTGCACGACTTGCAACAAAATGCTGACGACTGGGGACCACTTCGGCATGAAAGACAGTCTGGTGTACTGCAGGCTACACTTTGAAACGCTCATCCAGGGAGACTTCCCCACGCATTTCAATCACACGGATGTAGCGCCTAATAAAGGACTGAGCAGCACGGGCCCTCTAGGACTGTCTTATTATAACGGCGTGAACACGGTGCAAAAGGGCCGGCCCCGAAAGAGGAAGAGCCCAGGGCCCGGAGCGGACTTGGCGGCGTATAATGCAG cATTGAGCTGCAATGAGAACGATGGCGATCCGATGGACAGAGACTCACAGTACAGCAGCAGCCAGAAGACGAAGCGCATGAGAACGTCATTTAAACACCATCAACTGAGGACCATGAAGTCGTATTTCGCCATCAACCACAATCCTGACGCCAAGGATCTGAAACAGCTGGCCCAGAAAACAGGACTCACCAAGCGCGTCCTACAG GTGTGGTTTCAGAACGCTCGAGCAAAGTTCAGACGAAATCTTCTGCGTCAGGAGAACACCGGTGTGGACAAGGCTTCGGATGGGTCAAATTTAGCTGGAGGAACGCCATCTGGACCTGCATCGGAGATATCAAACGCCTCCATGAGCCCGTCCAGCACCCCGACCACCCTCACAGACCTGACCAACCCCACAATGCCCACCGTCACCTCCGTACTGACCTCCGTCCCGGGCAGCCTGGACGTTCACGAATGCCGGAGTCCATCGCAAAGCACCTTAACCAGCCTCTTCTGA
- the lhx2b gene encoding LIM/homeobox protein Lhx2b isoform X2 — protein MLFHGLPGGEMHGVMEEMERRGKSDSATISSAIDMGETETNMPSISGDRVALCAGCGGKISDRYYLLAVDKQWHMRCLKCCECKLNLESELTCFSKDGSIYCKEDYYRRFSVQRCARCHLGISASEMVMRARDLVYHLNCFTCTTCNKMLTTGDHFGMKDSLVYCRLHFETLIQGDFPTHFNHTDVAPNKGLSSTGPLGLSYYNGVNTVQKGRPRKRKSPGPGADLAAYNAALSCNENDGDPMDRDSQYSSSQKTKRMRTSFKHHQLRTMKSYFAINHNPDAKDLKQLAQKTGLTKRVLQVWFQNARAKFRRNLLRQENTGVDKASDGSNLAGGTPSGPASEISNASMSPSSTPTTLTDLTNPTMPTVTSVLTSVPGSLDVHECRSPSQSTLTSLF, from the exons ATGCTTTTCCACGGTCTGCCTGGAGGCGAGATGCATGGTGTTATGGAAGAAATGGAGCGGAGAGGAAAGAGCGATTCGGCGACTATCAGCTCGGCCATAGATATGGGGGAAACAGAGACG AACATGCCTTCAATCAGCGGGGATCGGGTGGCTCTGTGCGCCGGCTGCGGAGGCAAAATCTCGGATCGCTACTACCTGCTCGCCGTGGACAAGCAATGGCACATGCGCTGTCTGAAGTGCTGCGAGTGTAAACTGAACCTGGAGTCTGAGCTCACCTGCTTCAGCAAAGACGGAAGCATCTACTGCAAAGAAGACTATTACAG AAGGTTTTCGGTGCAGAGATGTGCCCGGTGCCACCTCGGGATCTCGGCCTCGGAAATGGTCATGAGGGCCAGGGATTTGGTGTACCACTTGAACTGTTTCACCTGCACGACTTGCAACAAAATGCTGACGACTGGGGACCACTTCGGCATGAAAGACAGTCTGGTGTACTGCAGGCTACACTTTGAAACGCTCATCCAGGGAGACTTCCCCACGCATTTCAATCACACGGATGTAGCGCCTAATAAAGGACTGAGCAGCACGGGCCCTCTAGGACTGTCTTATTATAACGGCGTGAACACGGTGCAAAAGGGCCGGCCCCGAAAGAGGAAGAGCCCAGGGCCCGGAGCGGACTTGGCGGCGTATAATGCAG cATTGAGCTGCAATGAGAACGATGGCGATCCGATGGACAGAGACTCACAGTACAGCAGCAGCCAGAAGACGAAGCGCATGAGAACGTCATTTAAACACCATCAACTGAGGACCATGAAGTCGTATTTCGCCATCAACCACAATCCTGACGCCAAGGATCTGAAACAGCTGGCCCAGAAAACAGGACTCACCAAGCGCGTCCTACAG GTGTGGTTTCAGAACGCTCGAGCAAAGTTCAGACGAAATCTTCTGCGTCAGGAGAACACCGGTGTGGACAAGGCTTCGGATGGGTCAAATTTAGCTGGAGGAACGCCATCTGGACCTGCATCGGAGATATCAAACGCCTCCATGAGCCCGTCCAGCACCCCGACCACCCTCACAGACCTGACCAACCCCACAATGCCCACCGTCACCTCCGTACTGACCTCCGTCCCGGGCAGCCTGGACGTTCACGAATGCCGGAGTCCATCGCAAAGCACCTTAACCAGCCTCTTCTGA